A region from the Sandaracinus amylolyticus genome encodes:
- a CDS encoding DUF58 domain-containing protein, with translation MVPTPRLLVVLLAIAPLAILPLAIEPAWIALAVAWVAVAVAVGVDLALLASARLDVALQRPASAGVGRAVRAKAAIDLRAAAPLHGTLRAIAEAPLSASAPIAVRIPRGASELPIDLHADARGTGALREIWLRVTGPLGLVARIEKVDRGAGPIAVVPDVEHVDRTTMAVLGAQPMLSGLKREKWTGEGGEFESLQQYTLGMDLGSVDWKASARHQQLRVRRFHVERRQRIVVCLDVGRAMRDPIQGLERLDHGVHTALVLAKAALRAGDLVGMHAYGGEPRAWVPPRSGVGQFARLRQAAAALRAETDETNHVLGLHDLLRRLSRRTMVVVFTEFSDATTAELMLDALGQLARKHVIVFVALDDPLLEEPLSTLPSDASDLAAAVVASNLAQRRHLVLARLPRLGVHVVHSRPGAVAADLVERYVNIKARGLIG, from the coding sequence GTGGTCCCGACTCCGCGCCTCCTCGTCGTCCTGCTCGCGATCGCGCCGCTCGCGATCCTTCCTCTCGCGATCGAGCCAGCGTGGATCGCGCTCGCGGTCGCTTGGGTCGCGGTCGCCGTCGCGGTGGGGGTCGACCTCGCGCTGCTCGCGAGCGCGCGGCTCGACGTCGCGCTGCAACGGCCGGCGAGCGCGGGCGTCGGGCGCGCGGTCCGCGCGAAGGCCGCGATCGATCTGCGGGCCGCGGCGCCGCTCCACGGGACGCTGCGCGCGATCGCGGAGGCTCCGCTGAGCGCGTCCGCGCCGATCGCGGTGCGCATCCCGCGCGGTGCGTCGGAGCTCCCGATCGATCTGCACGCCGACGCGCGCGGCACGGGCGCGCTGCGCGAGATCTGGCTGCGCGTCACCGGTCCGCTCGGGCTCGTCGCGCGCATCGAGAAGGTGGACCGCGGCGCGGGGCCGATCGCGGTCGTGCCCGACGTCGAGCACGTCGATCGCACCACGATGGCGGTGCTCGGCGCGCAGCCGATGCTCTCCGGGCTCAAGCGCGAGAAGTGGACGGGCGAGGGCGGCGAGTTCGAGTCGCTCCAGCAGTACACGCTCGGGATGGACCTCGGATCGGTCGACTGGAAGGCGTCGGCGCGGCACCAGCAGCTGCGCGTGCGTCGCTTCCACGTCGAGCGACGCCAGCGCATCGTCGTGTGCCTCGACGTCGGCCGCGCGATGCGCGATCCGATCCAAGGGCTCGAGCGTCTCGATCACGGCGTGCACACCGCGCTCGTGCTCGCGAAGGCGGCGCTGCGCGCGGGAGATCTCGTCGGGATGCACGCGTACGGCGGCGAGCCGCGCGCGTGGGTGCCGCCGCGCTCGGGCGTCGGTCAGTTCGCGCGACTGCGACAAGCGGCGGCCGCGCTGCGCGCCGAGACCGACGAGACCAACCACGTGCTCGGCCTGCACGATCTGCTGCGCCGCCTCAGCCGCCGCACGATGGTCGTCGTCTTCACCGAGTTCTCCGATGCGACGACCGCCGAGCTGATGCTCGACGCGCTCGGTCAGCTCGCGCGCAAGCACGTGATCGTGTTCGTCGCGCTCGACGATCCGCTGCTCGAGGAGCCGCTCTCGACGCTGCCCTCCGACGCGTCGGATCTCGCGGCGGCGGTGGTCGCGTCGAACCTCGCGCAGCGTCGTCATCTCGTGCTCGCGCGCCTGCCGCGCCTGGGCGTGCACGTCGTGCACTCGCGCCCCGGCGCGGTCGCGGCGGACCTCGTCGAGCGATACGTGAACATCAAGGCGCGAGGGCTGATCGGATGA
- a CDS encoding HdeD family acid-resistance protein: MTTNRSFSYGWAAGVAMGVLMILGGIFCIGASLTTGLVTVVFAGVLLVAAGVSEIIAGFRLRRHGSMWLPFLSGALSIVVGVAIVSRPFTGLAVATLFIGAFMVAAGLVRGIAAVADRYPRWGWDALYGVVALLLGVYLLASWPVSALWLVGTIVGVELVSRGIAWVVGSLAMRRVVRTREGRIIEGAAAPA, encoded by the coding sequence ATGACCACGAATCGTTCGTTCTCGTACGGCTGGGCCGCTGGGGTCGCGATGGGCGTCCTGATGATCCTCGGCGGGATCTTCTGCATCGGCGCGAGCCTCACGACCGGGCTCGTCACCGTCGTCTTCGCCGGCGTGTTGCTCGTCGCGGCCGGCGTCTCCGAGATCATCGCGGGCTTCCGCCTGCGCCGGCACGGCTCGATGTGGCTGCCGTTCCTCAGCGGCGCGCTGTCGATCGTCGTCGGTGTCGCGATCGTCTCGCGACCGTTCACGGGGCTCGCGGTGGCGACGCTGTTCATCGGCGCGTTCATGGTCGCCGCCGGCCTGGTGCGCGGCATCGCGGCGGTCGCGGATCGATATCCGCGCTGGGGCTGGGACGCGCTCTACGGCGTCGTCGCGCTCCTGCTCGGCGTCTACCTGCTCGCGTCGTGGCCTGTCTCGGCGCTGTGGCTCGTCGGAACGATCGTCGGCGTCGAGCTCGTCTCGCGCGGGATCGCGTGGGTCGTCGGCTCGCTCGCGATGCGTCGCGTCGTGCGCACGCGCGAGGGTCGCATCATCGAGGGCGCAGCGGCGCCGGCCTGA
- a CDS encoding DUF4215 domain-containing protein → MSFVSLSFVCLTACDPDDPARPGPDGGGALGTFDAGMPLDAAVPPRDALPRTDAGDVCGDGMRGITEACDDGDADPGDGCSETCVVEEGFRCPPAGGACRAIVCGDRRVESPERCDDGDADAGDGCDASCQVEDGWACTIPGLECQAASCGDGIVAGFEQCDDGGAATAGCSAECRLEPGYHCPTPGAACAPTRCGDGMRQGVEQCDDGNVRAYDGCDNECRNEPSCMGGTCAATCGDGVILPGTAEDCDDGNTLSGDGCSATCDEEDGFECSLVEQPLPPSIRLPVVHRDFRGGDQAGSPTHPDFNTRGGDGITFDMVSDTLDAERRPVFSGLVVGGSGALSTESFHDWYRDSARNTPVLSTIELTRVGTTDQYEFASTAFFPLDGQGWDSPTSTAPETYMEDHNYGFTTEIRYWFQYQGDERLDFRGDDDVWVFVDGHLCLDVGGLHPAVPAVMDFANPANAGDARQTAIVTECRDRLTVGGVYEVIVFHAERRCCASNFRLTLSGFVTRESRCDWTCGDGIVTRYELCDDGPGMNTGEYGRCGADCRSRGPYCGDGAVESGVEQCDEGPDNDGRYGGCNPDCTAGPRCGDGVRQGAEECDAGEENGAPTSGCDAECELTLV, encoded by the coding sequence GTGTCTTTCGTATCGCTCTCGTTCGTGTGTCTCACGGCCTGCGATCCCGACGATCCAGCGAGGCCGGGGCCCGACGGCGGCGGAGCGCTCGGCACGTTCGACGCGGGCATGCCGCTCGACGCCGCGGTTCCGCCCCGTGATGCGCTTCCGCGCACCGACGCCGGAGACGTGTGCGGCGACGGAATGCGCGGGATCACCGAGGCGTGCGACGACGGCGACGCCGATCCCGGCGACGGATGCTCGGAGACCTGCGTCGTCGAAGAAGGATTCCGCTGTCCGCCGGCCGGCGGCGCGTGTCGCGCGATCGTGTGCGGCGACCGAAGGGTGGAGTCGCCGGAGCGCTGCGACGACGGCGACGCCGACGCCGGCGACGGATGTGATGCGAGCTGTCAGGTCGAGGACGGATGGGCGTGCACGATCCCCGGCCTCGAGTGTCAGGCGGCGAGCTGCGGCGACGGAATCGTCGCGGGGTTCGAGCAGTGCGACGACGGCGGCGCCGCGACCGCCGGATGCAGCGCGGAGTGCCGTCTCGAGCCCGGATATCACTGCCCCACGCCGGGCGCCGCGTGCGCCCCGACGCGGTGTGGCGACGGAATGCGACAAGGCGTCGAGCAGTGTGACGACGGCAACGTCCGCGCTTATGACGGCTGCGACAACGAGTGTCGCAACGAGCCCTCGTGCATGGGCGGCACGTGCGCCGCGACGTGCGGCGACGGAGTGATCCTCCCCGGCACCGCCGAGGACTGCGACGACGGCAACACGCTGAGCGGCGACGGGTGCTCCGCGACGTGCGACGAAGAGGACGGATTCGAGTGCTCGCTCGTCGAGCAACCGCTGCCGCCCTCGATCCGACTGCCCGTCGTGCATCGCGACTTCCGCGGCGGCGATCAGGCGGGCAGTCCGACGCACCCCGACTTCAACACGCGCGGCGGCGACGGAATCACGTTCGACATGGTCAGCGACACCCTCGACGCAGAGCGACGACCGGTGTTCAGCGGTCTCGTGGTCGGCGGCTCGGGCGCGCTCTCGACCGAGTCGTTCCACGACTGGTATCGCGACAGCGCGCGCAACACGCCGGTGCTGTCGACGATCGAGCTGACGCGCGTCGGCACGACCGATCAGTACGAGTTCGCGAGCACCGCGTTCTTCCCGCTCGACGGACAGGGCTGGGACTCGCCCACCTCGACCGCGCCCGAGACGTACATGGAGGACCACAACTACGGGTTCACCACGGAGATTCGTTATTGGTTCCAGTACCAGGGCGACGAGCGCCTCGACTTCCGCGGTGACGACGATGTGTGGGTGTTCGTCGACGGGCACCTGTGCCTCGACGTCGGCGGGCTGCACCCCGCGGTCCCTGCGGTGATGGACTTCGCGAATCCGGCCAACGCGGGAGATGCGCGACAGACCGCCATCGTCACCGAGTGCCGCGATCGGCTCACCGTCGGCGGCGTGTACGAAGTGATCGTGTTCCACGCCGAGCGTCGCTGTTGCGCGTCGAATTTCCGACTGACGCTCTCGGGGTTCGTCACCCGCGAGTCGCGCTGTGACTGGACGTGCGGAGACGGAATCGTCACGCGATACGAGCTCTGCGACGACGGGCCCGGGATGAACACCGGCGAGTACGGGCGCTGCGGAGCGGACTGCCGCAGTCGCGGCCCGTACTGCGGTGATGGCGCGGTCGAGAGCGGTGTCGAGCAGTGCGACGAGGGCCCCGACAACGACGGTCGATACGGCGGCTGCAATCCCGACTGCACGGCCGGCCCGCGGTGCGGCGACGGCGTGCGTCAGGGCGCCGAGGAGTGCGATGCCGGCGAGGAGAACGGCGCGCCCACGAGCGGTTGTGATGCCGAGTGCGAGCTGACCCTCGTGTGA